The following nucleotide sequence is from Salinispirillum sp. LH 10-3-1.
GCAAACCATGATCAATGACATGGAGCGCATTGCGGACATCTATTATCAAGTGTCGAAGCTTGCGGAGCGTATGAAGGAGACAGATTCTGTCTGGCCTGAAGACGCCATGAGCGAGATGAAAGAAATGATGGGTGCCTTGCAGGAAGCCATTAAGGCCATGCACCTGAATACCGCACGCGAGCCTGATCAGGTCAGCTTGAAGGAATCCATTCGCCTTGAAGATGCCATTGACAAGCTGCGTGACGACTATCGCTCTACACACTACACGCGTTTGGAAAACGGTGTGTACACGCCGCGCTCCGGGGTGATCTTTATTGATATGCTGAACCGCTTGGAGCGTATTGGTGATCACGTGCTGAACGTGAATGAGTCGGCATCCGGTCGACGCTTAAGATCGATGCGTTTAGACGGCGGTAAGACAACCGCTAGCTAGGTGACACTAAAAAGCCCCACTCCGCGTTAGCAGGGTGGGGCTTTCGTCGTTTTAGGTGTATTGCTTTCGCGTAATTAGATTTTGCTATGTCGGGCAATGTTCGACAGCTTTGGATTGGCCTGTCTATTGGCTTTATAGAGCAAAGTAATTTTACCGATTCGAGTGACCTCTTCACACTGTGTGTGCGTAACAATGTAGTCGACGATGGCTTGACGGTCGTCACGTTCACCAGCGGCTAATTTTACCTTGATTAATTCGTGATCATTCAAGGCCCGGCGTAACTCTTCCAGAACGGTGTCTGTGATGCCGTTAGCGCCGATGGTGACGACGGGTTTAAGGTCGTGGCCAATGCCGCGGAAGCGTTTTTTCTGGTCGTTCGATAAAGCCATATGAAGCCGTGCCTATGGTGAAATGCGGTAGTAAATGAAATAATTAACGCTATTGTACTGTGTATTTTGCAGGAAGCCGAGCCTAGGGCACTGAAAACTGCGCTACGAGCGGTGTTTTTGATCCCTAGGGCTGGGTACTGTGTCAAACAATTGCAAATTGATGGTCGGGACTTCATGCTGAGCGATAAGCTGTTGCGTATCTGGTCTGCATGGTCGCCTTGTTTTTTTTGATCCAGACCCCAGTATGTGGGTATGTCGAATATAAGCCTCGCGGGCACGGTCAAACAAACCCCTCGTGGTAGTGAAAAAGGGTTCAACAGTTGACCATCCAGTGACTACACATTGGGGTTTTTTATTGAGTAGGTGCCTTGCCGGGCTTATCAGGAGTGCGAAGTAAACGATATGGCTAAGAATTTAATCTTGTGGATAGTGATCGCCGTGGTGCTGCTGTCGGTGTTCAACAGCTTCCCGTCCGGGCAGCCTAGTCAAGACATCACCTATTCGCAATTCATGACGCAGGTTCAGAACGACCGCGTTGAGCGGGTGACTATTTCTGGCACGAAGATCGAAGGCGTGCGCCGCGATGGCTCGCGCTTCACGGCCACAAGCCCGTATTTGATTGTGCAGCAAGATTTCATTGAAAACTTGATGGACAATGGTGTCGACGTAGAGGCGCGCCAGCCCGAGCAACAAAGTATCTGGTCGCAGTTGCTGGTCGCCAGTTTCCCGATTCTGTTGATTATTTTGGTGTTCCTGTTCTTTATGCGGCAGATGCAGGGAGGGGCTGGCGGTAAAGGCGGCCCAATGAGCTTTGGTAAGTCCAAGGCCAAGCTGCTCAGTGAAGACCAAGTGAAAACCACTTTTGCCGATGTCGCTGGTGTTGAAGAAGCCAAAGACGACGTGGCCGAGTTGGTGTCCTTCCTGCGTGATCCCGGTAAGTACCAGCGTTTGGGCGGTACTATCCCACGCGGCGTGCTCTTGGTGGGCCCGCCGGGTACTGGTAAAACCTTGCTGGCCAAAGCTATTGCGGGTGAAGCCAAGGTGCCGTTCTTCTCTATTTCCGGTTCTGACTTCGTTGAAATGTTCGTCGGTGTGGGTGCGTCTCGTGTCCGCGACATGTTCGAGCAAGCGAAGAAACAGGCGCCTTGCATCGTCTTCATTGACGAAATCGACGCAGTAGGCCGTAGCCGTGGCGTGGGTATCGGTGGCGGCAACGACGAGCGTGAGCAGACATTGAACCAGTTGCTGGTTGAAATGGACGGTTTCGAAGCGAACGATGGCATCATTATTATCGCAGCCACTAACCGCCCAGATGTACTCGACCCTGCGTTGATGCGTCCTGGTCGTTTTGACCGTCAAGTGGTGGTGGGCTTGCCCGATATTCGTGGCCGTGAGCAAATCCTTAAAGTACACATGCGCAAAGTGCCGTTGGGCGACACGGTTGAACCTAAAATCATCGCGCGTGGTACGCCGGGCTTCTCAGGTGCTGATCTTGCGAACTTGGTGAACGAGGCGGCATTGTTTGCGGCGCGTGGAAACAAGCGTTTGGTGAGCATGGAAGAATTCGATCGGGCGAAAGATAAGATCATGATGGGTGCTGAGCGCAAGTCCATGGTGATGTCCGAGAAAGAAAAGATCAACACGGCGTACCATGAGTCCGGGCACGCCATTGTGGGTCGTTTAGTGCCCGCACATGACCCGGTGTATAAAGTGAGTATCATTCCGCGTGGTCGCGCACTGGGTGTGACCATGTTCTTGCCGGAAGAGGATCGTTACAGTCTCAGTAAAGAAGGATTGGAAAGTCAGATCTGCTCGTTGTATGGCGGGCGCCTGGCCGAAGAGCTGATCAATGGTATGGATCAGGTGACCACCGGTGCTTCTAATGACATTGAGCGTGCGACCAAGTTGGCGCGTAACATGGTGACCAAATGGGGCTTGAGTGAAAAGCTGGGTCCGTTGATGTACGAAGAAGAGCGTCAGGACTATTTAGGCAGCAGTCAGGCCTCTGGTGCTTTCTCTGGTGAGACGGCGAAGGCCATTGATGCTGAAATTAAAGATATCTGCACGCGTTGTTATGAGCGTGCCAAGCAGCTGTTGGTCGAGAATCGTGACAAGCTGGAAATGATGAAAGACGCCTTGATGGAATATGAAACCATTGATTCAGGGCAAATTGACGACATTATGGAAGGCAAGAAGCCACGTAAGCCGGCTGATTGGGACACATCTGCTGCTACACAAGCGCGTGCTGAAAAAGAAGCGCGAGCAAAAGCTGCTGCTGAAGGTCGTGATTACGATGAAGAGCAGGAGCAAGCGGCCAAGAATAAGTCTCAGCCAGAACCTGAGGCTGTGAATGAGCGGGATGATACGCCGTCTGGCGAGCCTATGGATGAAGATTCTGATCGTCCGCGCTCGTGATTGACCAGCAATAAAGCGTTGTAAAAAGGCGGCTAAGAGCCGCCTTTTTTACGTCCGAGGGCGGGGCGTGTGCTGGCAGTACGGGGTCGGTTGACAGTAAAGAGCTTAAAAAAGATGGCAATGAAGCAATGCAAATAACACATAAAGACCGTGTGCTGGACCTCTCGCGTCCGCGAGTGATGGGGGTGGTCAATGTGACGCCGGACTCATTCAGTGATGGTGGTCGGTTTTTTAAGCCTGATGCAGCGCGTGCGCAAGTTCTGAGTATGCTGGCAGCGGGCGTGGACATCATTGATGTGGGCGGAGAGTCGACTCGTCCAGGTGCGAAGCCGGTGTCGGTGCAGCAAGAATTGGATCGTGTCTTGCCAGTGGTGGAAATGGTGCGCCGTGAAACTGATGTGTGGGTGTCGGTTGATACCAGTACGCCGCAAGTTATGCAGGAAGCGGCCGGTGCGGGGGCGAATCTAATTAATGATGTGCGCGCACTGTCTCGTGATGGTGCTTTGGAGGTCGCAGCACAGCTGAATATGCCCGTTTGCTTGATGCACATGCAGGGGCGGCCGGTCGATATGCAAAACAATCCGCAATACGACGATGTGGTGGCGCAGGTCATCGGTTATCTGCGTGAGCGTTGCCAAGACGCGTTGGCGGCGGGGATTCGCTCTAACAATATATTGGTTGATCCCGGCTTTGGTTTCGGTAAAACCTTGGCGCACAACTTAGCGTTGCTGCGAGCGCTGCCGCTATTGGCTAAATTGGAGTATCCTGTGTTGGTTGGGATGTCACGCAAATCCATGTTAGGAGACATTACGGGCAAGCCTGTAGAGCAACGCCAAGCGGCCAGTGTCGCAGCGGCGCTGATGGCGGCTTTGCGTGGCGCTCATATTATTCGTGTGCATGATGTGGCGGAAACCGTCGACGCTTTGGCGGTATTGCATGCCATTGAGCAAGGAATGGGAGAAGAGTAATGGGGCAGCGTAAGTATTTTGGTACCGATGGTATTCGTGGCGAAGTTGGCACGGTGCCCATCACAGCGGAATTCATGCTCAAATTGGGTTGGGCAGCCGGGCGGGTGTTTGCCAGGCAGGGCAAAAGTAAGATCATCATTGGTAAAGATACGCGTATTTCAGGCTATATGTTTGAGTCGGCGCTGGAGGCTGGTTTATCTGCAGCGGGCGTCGATGTTTTGCTGCTAGGGCCAATGCCTACACCTGCAATAGCGTATTTAACACAGACTTTTAAGTGTGACGCAGGAATTGTGATTTCGGCGTCACACAATCCACATCAGGACAATGGCATTAAGTTTTTTGGTCCGGATGGCCGTAAGCTGTCTGACGGCGTTGAAAATGCCATTGAGGCCGAGTTGACCAAGCCCATGACTACAGTGCCATCGGCGGACTTGGGCAAGGCTCGGCGTATTGCCGATGCGGTTGGGCGTTATGTTGAGTTTTGCAAGAGCACGGCGTCGCACCTCGACCTTAAAGGCGTGAAAATTGTGTTGGATTGTGCGAATGGCGCTACTTACGACATTGCACCTAAGGTGTTCAGTGAGTTGGGTGCGGATTTGGTGTGCATCGGTTGTTCGCCCGATGGGCTGAATATAAACCTGAAGTGCGGCTCGACCAGTCCACAAGCTCTGCAATCCGAGGTGTTGGCACAGGAGGCGCATCTGGGTATCGCTTTTGATGGCGACGGCGACCGGGTGCTAATGGTCGACCATGCCGGGCAGATTCTTGATGGGGATGAATTGTTGTTCATCATCGCCAGCCACTTAAAAAGCCGTAACAAATTGCACGGTGGTGTAGTCAGTACGCTGATGGCTAACATGGGCTTAGAGGTCGCGTTGCGCAAGAAAGACATTGAGTTGGTGCGTGCTCAAGTAGGCGATCGCTATGTGATGGAGCAAATGGTAGAGCGCGAATGGTTGTTGGGCGGTGAAAGCTCTGGGCATCTAATCTGTGCCCATAAGACCAGTACCGGTGATGGAATCGTTGCTGCACTGCAAGTCTTGCAAGCGTTACAGGACATGGAATTGACGCTGCAAGAAGCGCGTCAGGGTATGCGTAAGTTTCCGCAGGAGATGATCAATGTGCGGGTGTCGGATAAAACCTTGGCACTGAAAAGCGAAGCGGTCTTGGCGGCGGTTAAGGCCACCGAAAAACAGTTAGGCGAGACCGGTCGGGTCTTGCTGCGACCCTCAGGTACCGAGCCAGTGGTCCGGGTTATGATCGAAGGTGAGGACGCCGAGCAGGTTCGTACGCTGTGCCAAGCTCTCGCTGAGCAGGTAGAAGAAGTTATGCGGCGCGCCGACTGAGATCATGCGCACTTGTCTCTCGTGGTCAAAATGGTTACCATACGCGCCGCATTTATAAAGGGTTTTTACTATGCGTCAGGCATTGGTTGCAGCGAATTGGAAGATGAACGGCACTAAAGCGCAAGTGGCGGAGTTGCTGGCTGGATTTAAGGCGGGCATCAACGCACAGGCGTGTCAGGTGGCCATATTTTCTCCGGCTGTCTTTCTGTCTGACGTGCAGCAGGCCTTACAAGGCAGCGCTATCGCATGGGGTGGGCAAAATGTTCACAGTGCAGAGAGCGGAGCCTACACCGGCGAAACCTCGTTAGGCATGCTAAAAGAATTTGGCTGCCAGTACGTGTTGGTGGGTCACTCTGAGCGTCGTACCTTGTTCGGCGAGAGCGACGAGGTGGTTGCTGAGAAGGTGGCAGCGGCGTTGTCTGCAGGTGTTACGCCTATGTTGTGCATCGGTGAAACACTCGAAGAGCGTGAGTCTGGTGTAACGGCCGAGGTGTGCCGTCGCCAACTCAAAGCGGTGTTGGATAAAGTGGGCGTTGCCGGCTTTAACAAGCTGGTAGTGGCCTATGAGCCGGTCTGGGCTATTGGTACGGGTAAGACTGCGTCACCAGAGCAGGCACAAGAAGTACACGCCGATTTACGTGCGTTCTTGCAAGATGCAGATGCTGAAATGGCGAAGAAGATTCAGATTTTGTATGGCGGTAGCGTGAAGGCGGCAAGTGCTGCTGAATTGTTCGCCATGCCGGATATTGACGGTGGTCTGGTTGGCGGTGCGTCACTTCAGATCGAAGAATTTGTGGGTATCTGCAACGCTGCAGCCCAATAAGGTGGTTCAATGGAAACTTTTTTAACGATTATTCATGTTGTTTTTGCAGTTGGTGTCGTCGGCTTTGTCTTGATCCAGCGTGGTAAGGGCGCCGATGCCGGCGCTTCTTTCGGCGGTGGTGCGTCTCAGGGTGTATTTGGCAGCCAAGGCAGTGCTACTTTTTTGTCGCGGACAACCGCTGTATTGGCAACCTTGTTTTTTGCCACCAGCTTGGCTCTGGCCGTTGTGGCGAAGAACCGTGCAGATGCAGATCGCACATTCAATATTGACGGCAGTCTGTTCATTGAAGACGCTCCGGTTACCGAAGAAGGTGCTGGTACAATGAACTTTCCTGACGTAGAATAAGCGCCCGTGTTTTTCAGTAGTGCCGACGTGGTGGAATTGGTAGACACGCCATCTTGAGGGGGTGGTGGGCATAGCCCGTGCTAGTTCGAGTCTAGTCGTCGGCACCATTTGTGTGACCTGCCTGTCGGGTCGTAAAATAAAGCAGGAAGTTTTTAGGTCGCTGTGTAAAACGATTGAGTTGTGTTTTTACGGTGGCCAGATGAGGTTGATGCGGGGTGGAGCAGTCTGGTAGCTCGTCGGGCTCATAACCCGAAGGTCGTTGGTTCAAATCCAGCCCCCGCTACCAAGTATAGGTGAGCAGTGGTATGTCGGGCTCGGCTCTTCCAGAACACCGGAAGGTCGTTGGTTCAAATCCAGCCCCCGCTACCAAGTATAGGTGAGCAGTGGTATGTCGGGCTCGGCTCTTCCAGAACACCGGAAGGTCGTTGGTTCAAATCCAGCCCCCGCTACCAAGTATAGGTGAGCAGTGGTATGTCGGGCTCGGCTCTTCCAGAACACCGGAAGGTCGTTGGCTCAAATACAGCCCCCGCTACCAAGTATAGGTAGATGGTTTTGTAGGGCGGGTATTCATACCCGCCGCCAGGCTCTCACCTACATGGAAGTGACTAGAAAACCCCTTTATGGGGTTTTTTATTACCCGCCTTACGGGGCGCGGTAATAAAACGCTCTAAGCGTTTGTCAGTATTTTTTTAAGGTGGGCCAAGGGCCCATTTTTTATTTCGATTCCACCCGTTTTGACGGTTTGGAATCATGTTGAAGCTGCGCTGAGCAGCTTATGTTTGCGGCGAGAATATGGCGAAAGTAGACGAAATTATTGCAATCAGTAAGCCCGTGGTCGAAGGCCTGGGGTTTGAACTCTGGGGCGTGGAGTATGTGGCACAGGGCAAACACAGCACCCTGCGCATCTTCATTGAGCACGAAAACGGTATCGGTGTAGAACATTGTACGGAGGTCAGTCACCAACTGGCGGCCGTGTACGATGTCGAAGACCCGATCACCAATGCCTATACCCTAGAGGTGTCATCACCCGGTATGGATCGGCCGCTGTTCACCCTTGATCAGTATGAGCGTTTCATCGGGCATCAAGTGAAATTGAGATTGAAATATCCGTTCGAAGAGCGGCGTAAATTTGAAGGCATCATTGCTGGCGTCGAAGACGAGCATGTGGTGGTGCAGAGTGGGGAGTATGAGTACGTGCTTCCGTTTGAACAA
It contains:
- a CDS encoding YhbY family RNA-binding protein, with product MALSNDQKKRFRGIGHDLKPVVTIGANGITDTVLEELRRALNDHELIKVKLAAGERDDRQAIVDYIVTHTQCEEVTRIGKITLLYKANRQANPKLSNIARHSKI
- the ftsH gene encoding ATP-dependent zinc metalloprotease FtsH yields the protein MAKNLILWIVIAVVLLSVFNSFPSGQPSQDITYSQFMTQVQNDRVERVTISGTKIEGVRRDGSRFTATSPYLIVQQDFIENLMDNGVDVEARQPEQQSIWSQLLVASFPILLIILVFLFFMRQMQGGAGGKGGPMSFGKSKAKLLSEDQVKTTFADVAGVEEAKDDVAELVSFLRDPGKYQRLGGTIPRGVLLVGPPGTGKTLLAKAIAGEAKVPFFSISGSDFVEMFVGVGASRVRDMFEQAKKQAPCIVFIDEIDAVGRSRGVGIGGGNDEREQTLNQLLVEMDGFEANDGIIIIAATNRPDVLDPALMRPGRFDRQVVVGLPDIRGREQILKVHMRKVPLGDTVEPKIIARGTPGFSGADLANLVNEAALFAARGNKRLVSMEEFDRAKDKIMMGAERKSMVMSEKEKINTAYHESGHAIVGRLVPAHDPVYKVSIIPRGRALGVTMFLPEEDRYSLSKEGLESQICSLYGGRLAEELINGMDQVTTGASNDIERATKLARNMVTKWGLSEKLGPLMYEEERQDYLGSSQASGAFSGETAKAIDAEIKDICTRCYERAKQLLVENRDKLEMMKDALMEYETIDSGQIDDIMEGKKPRKPADWDTSAATQARAEKEARAKAAAEGRDYDEEQEQAAKNKSQPEPEAVNERDDTPSGEPMDEDSDRPRS
- the folP gene encoding dihydropteroate synthase, with product MQITHKDRVLDLSRPRVMGVVNVTPDSFSDGGRFFKPDAARAQVLSMLAAGVDIIDVGGESTRPGAKPVSVQQELDRVLPVVEMVRRETDVWVSVDTSTPQVMQEAAGAGANLINDVRALSRDGALEVAAQLNMPVCLMHMQGRPVDMQNNPQYDDVVAQVIGYLRERCQDALAAGIRSNNILVDPGFGFGKTLAHNLALLRALPLLAKLEYPVLVGMSRKSMLGDITGKPVEQRQAASVAAALMAALRGAHIIRVHDVAETVDALAVLHAIEQGMGEE
- the glmM gene encoding phosphoglucosamine mutase; the protein is MGQRKYFGTDGIRGEVGTVPITAEFMLKLGWAAGRVFARQGKSKIIIGKDTRISGYMFESALEAGLSAAGVDVLLLGPMPTPAIAYLTQTFKCDAGIVISASHNPHQDNGIKFFGPDGRKLSDGVENAIEAELTKPMTTVPSADLGKARRIADAVGRYVEFCKSTASHLDLKGVKIVLDCANGATYDIAPKVFSELGADLVCIGCSPDGLNINLKCGSTSPQALQSEVLAQEAHLGIAFDGDGDRVLMVDHAGQILDGDELLFIIASHLKSRNKLHGGVVSTLMANMGLEVALRKKDIELVRAQVGDRYVMEQMVEREWLLGGESSGHLICAHKTSTGDGIVAALQVLQALQDMELTLQEARQGMRKFPQEMINVRVSDKTLALKSEAVLAAVKATEKQLGETGRVLLRPSGTEPVVRVMIEGEDAEQVRTLCQALAEQVEEVMRRAD
- the tpiA gene encoding triose-phosphate isomerase: MRQALVAANWKMNGTKAQVAELLAGFKAGINAQACQVAIFSPAVFLSDVQQALQGSAIAWGGQNVHSAESGAYTGETSLGMLKEFGCQYVLVGHSERRTLFGESDEVVAEKVAAALSAGVTPMLCIGETLEERESGVTAEVCRRQLKAVLDKVGVAGFNKLVVAYEPVWAIGTGKTASPEQAQEVHADLRAFLQDADAEMAKKIQILYGGSVKAASAAELFAMPDIDGGLVGGASLQIEEFVGICNAAAQ
- the secG gene encoding preprotein translocase subunit SecG — protein: METFLTIIHVVFAVGVVGFVLIQRGKGADAGASFGGGASQGVFGSQGSATFLSRTTAVLATLFFATSLALAVVAKNRADADRTFNIDGSLFIEDAPVTEEGAGTMNFPDVE
- the rimP gene encoding ribosome maturation factor RimP, which produces MAKVDEIIAISKPVVEGLGFELWGVEYVAQGKHSTLRIFIEHENGIGVEHCTEVSHQLAAVYDVEDPITNAYTLEVSSPGMDRPLFTLDQYERFIGHQVKLRLKYPFEERRKFEGIIAGVEDEHVVVQSGEYEYVLPFEQIDKANIVPVFED